The nucleotide sequence GATCTGGCCTACCGCAAAATCTCTCGCAGCAGGGTGTCCATCGCCGCGCTGCTGATGGACCAGTCGGTACTGGCCGGTGTCGGCAACGTCTACCGCGCCGAGATCCTGTTCCGCCACGGCGTCAATCCGTACCGTCCGGGGAAATCCATCGACGCCGAGTTGTGGCAGGAGATGTGGGCAGATCTGGTGGTGCTGATGCGCGCCGGGGTCCGCAGTGGCCGGATCGAAACCCTTCGCTCCGAGGAGCGACCACGGGCGCGCGGTCGACTCGCCCGTTCCGAGGCCGGCTACGTCTACCGGCGCACCGGTCAGCCGTGCCGCATCTGCGGAACCCCGGTGGCCGCCGCGGAACTGGTCGGCCGCAACCTGTTCTGGTGCCCGTACTGCCAGGCGGACTGACGCCGCTGGACGTCACCGGACGTCATCCGTACTGGAAGGAAATTCCGTTCGGCAGAGGATGTTCTACTCCAGATCCCCTTCGGGTCGACGAGGAGATGCCCCGCGCCGGCAGCCCCCGGACCAGTCACCGCACTTCGGGTTCTGGTGACCCACAGCGTGGGGCTGTCGATCGCGGCCGAGGAGGACGGACGCAGCCTCGGGCACGTCATGTTCACGCCGAGCCTGCTCGATGCACCCGATCGGCTCCTGTCCGTCGGGTTTCTCGGTCCGGCGGCGGTACTGCCGGAGTTCCCTGGTCAGGCATGGACGCGGGTCAGGTGTTGGCGGCACGTTGCCGGGCGGCTGCGAACGGAACGCGGTCGAAGATGATCGTGATCTGGGTGA is from Nakamurella sp. PAMC28650 and encodes:
- a CDS encoding Fpg/Nei family DNA glycosylase yields the protein MPEGHTLHRLARQQQKLFSGHTIAVSSPQGRFEAGAEALDGRQLIRAEAYGKHLLQHYQDAPTLHIHLGLFGKFTTGHGEPPAPRGALRMRMVADSGWTDLRGPTACELMDPPAIDALLGRLGPDPIRTDSDPDLAYRKISRSRVSIAALLMDQSVLAGVGNVYRAEILFRHGVNPYRPGKSIDAELWQEMWADLVVLMRAGVRSGRIETLRSEERPRARGRLARSEAGYVYRRTGQPCRICGTPVAAAELVGRNLFWCPYCQAD